The following are encoded together in the Xanthomonas vesicatoria ATCC 35937 genome:
- a CDS encoding lytic transglycosylase domain-containing protein yields MRRLVLAVIAALTAIAPAAASSNDASRIKSVDNAAVASNAPSTRNGREIFSSFLEGRADPGCDSEHSDTRWEQHFSRAPARLADDAQDVLPLFGYVVDELRAADMPTEFALIPFVESGYRPGARNGSGPAGLWQFIATTARNHHVPVGAQYDGRLSAVDSTTAAVRYLKTLYGMFGGDWRLALMAYNAGEYRVLQAMRSAGMNAQNARPAELPGMSKVTYDYVEKLHALACVLDHAQQQGTLLTSLDRQVPVLTEHALPAGTSLNTWAGQRAIEPQLLARLNPAVASARAAPKGVHVLAPAAPAQPGSSSAVMASASASMDADTTGSAPALASTATAKAPHPSPARTHTVRNGESAWAIARRYGITVATLLASNGLDKRAVLKPGMVLSFNDTP; encoded by the coding sequence ATGAGGCGCTTGGTTTTGGCAGTGATTGCCGCTCTCACGGCGATCGCACCGGCAGCGGCCTCATCTAACGACGCAAGCCGAATTAAATCCGTCGACAACGCCGCTGTCGCATCTAACGCGCCCAGCACGCGCAATGGCCGCGAGATTTTTTCGTCGTTTCTTGAAGGGCGTGCCGATCCGGGCTGCGACAGCGAACACAGCGATACCCGCTGGGAACAGCATTTCTCACGTGCCCCGGCCCGGCTGGCTGACGATGCCCAGGACGTCCTGCCGTTGTTTGGCTACGTTGTGGATGAGTTGCGTGCAGCCGACATGCCTACCGAATTTGCGCTGATTCCGTTCGTCGAGAGCGGCTACCGCCCTGGCGCGCGCAACGGCAGTGGCCCGGCAGGACTATGGCAATTCATCGCCACTACCGCACGCAACCATCATGTCCCGGTTGGCGCGCAATACGACGGCCGCTTGTCCGCAGTGGATTCCACCACCGCGGCGGTGCGTTATCTCAAGACGCTGTACGGCATGTTCGGTGGCGATTGGCGCCTGGCGCTGATGGCCTACAACGCCGGCGAATACCGCGTGCTGCAGGCCATGCGCAGCGCTGGCATGAACGCGCAGAACGCGCGCCCGGCAGAGCTGCCCGGCATGTCCAAAGTGACTTACGACTATGTCGAAAAGCTGCACGCGCTGGCCTGCGTGCTCGATCATGCACAACAACAGGGCACCTTGCTGACCTCACTGGATCGCCAGGTGCCTGTATTGACCGAACACGCGCTTCCGGCCGGCACCAGCCTCAACACCTGGGCCGGGCAGCGCGCGATCGAGCCGCAACTGTTGGCGCGCCTGAACCCTGCAGTGGCGAGCGCCCGTGCGGCACCAAAAGGCGTGCACGTGCTGGCCCCTGCCGCGCCGGCGCAGCCTGGCTCCAGCAGCGCAGTGATGGCATCCGCCTCTGCGAGCATGGATGCTGACACGACTGGCTCCGCACCAGCGCTCGCCAGCACCGCAACCGCCAAGGCGCCCCACCCCTCGCCCGCCCGCACCCACACTGTGCGCAATGGCGAATCCGCATGGGCCATCGCTCGTCGCTACGGTATTACCGTTGCCACCCTGCTCGCCAGCAATGGCCTGGACAAGCGTGCCGTTTTGAAACCTGGCATGGTGCTTTCGTTCAACGACACGCCTTGA
- the gloB gene encoding hydroxyacylglutathione hydrolase yields the protein MRLTALPAFDDNYIWALVAADGRAVVVDPGQAEPVIAAAEREGWTPSAVLLTHHHGDHIGGVAALQQRWPQLELFGPEDQRIPADARRVGQNERLRLLGTSFEVLAVPGHTRSHIAFVTDRHLFSGDTLFSLGCGRMFEGTAPQMFDSLQRLASLPGETLVCCGHEYTLANAAFALHVDPTNAALQRRQQEAQAMRQAARPTLPISLKSELATNPFLRTSRPEIRAAVAPRTTGALSSEVDVFAELRHWKDEFRA from the coding sequence ATGCGACTGACTGCCCTGCCCGCATTCGACGACAACTACATTTGGGCGCTGGTCGCCGCGGATGGCCGCGCGGTTGTTGTCGACCCCGGTCAGGCCGAGCCGGTGATCGCTGCTGCTGAGCGTGAAGGCTGGACCCCCAGCGCCGTGCTGCTCACCCATCACCACGGCGACCATATTGGCGGCGTGGCAGCGCTGCAGCAGCGCTGGCCGCAGCTTGAGCTGTTTGGCCCCGAAGACCAACGCATACCGGCAGATGCCCGTCGCGTCGGCCAGAACGAGCGTCTGCGGCTGCTGGGGACCAGCTTTGAGGTGCTAGCGGTGCCCGGCCACACCCGCAGCCATATCGCCTTTGTGACAGACCGCCATCTGTTCAGTGGTGATACCCTGTTCAGCCTAGGCTGTGGGCGGATGTTCGAAGGTACCGCTCCTCAGATGTTCGACTCGTTGCAGCGCCTGGCCTCTTTGCCCGGCGAAACGCTTGTGTGTTGCGGCCACGAATACACCCTGGCCAACGCAGCCTTCGCGCTGCACGTCGATCCCACCAACGCTGCCTTGCAGCGCCGTCAACAGGAAGCCCAGGCCATGCGTCAAGCAGCCCGTCCTACCCTGCCGATTTCGCTCAAGAGTGAACTGGCCACCAATCCTTTCTTACGTACCAGCCGTCCCGAAATCCGTGCCGCAGTCGCACCGCGTACAACTGGCGCACTTTCCTCTGAAGTAGACGTTTTCGCCGAACTTCGGCACTGGAAAGACGAATTTCGCGCATGA
- the rnhA gene encoding ribonuclease HI produces MKSIEVHTDGSCLGNPGPGGWAALLRYNGREKELAGGEAVSTNNRMELMAAIKALETLTEPCQIVLHTDSQYVRQGITEWMSGWVRRGWKTAGGDPVKNRELWERLHAATQRHSIDWRWVKGHNGDPDNERVDVLARNQAIAQRGGAATA; encoded by the coding sequence ATGAAATCAATTGAAGTGCATACCGACGGCTCCTGCCTCGGCAATCCGGGGCCGGGTGGTTGGGCGGCCCTGCTGCGTTACAACGGCCGCGAGAAGGAATTGGCCGGCGGCGAAGCGGTGTCCACCAACAATCGCATGGAATTGATGGCGGCGATCAAGGCGTTGGAAACGCTGACCGAGCCGTGTCAGATCGTGTTGCATACCGATTCGCAGTACGTGCGCCAGGGCATCACCGAATGGATGTCCGGCTGGGTGCGGCGCGGCTGGAAAACTGCCGGCGGCGACCCGGTCAAGAACCGCGAGCTGTGGGAGCGGCTGCATGCGGCGACGCAACGCCACAGCATCGATTGGCGGTGGGTGAAAGGCCACAATGGCGACCCGGACAACGAGCGCGTTGACGTGCTTGCCCGCAATCAGGCCATCGCCCAGCGCGGCGGCGCTGCAACTGCGTAA
- the dnaQ gene encoding DNA polymerase III subunit epsilon: MRQIILDTETTGLEWRKGNRVVEIGAVELLERRPSGNNFHRYLKPDCDFEPGAQEVTGLTLEFLADKPLFGDVVEEFLAYIDGAELIIHNAAFDLGFLDNELSLLGDGYGRIIDRATVVDTLMMARERYPGQRNSLDALCKRLGVDNAHRQLHGALLDAQILADVYIALTSGQEEIGFASADAGQNSNESSGMIAFDPALLLPRPRVVVTASESQAHEARLAQLRKKAGRALWDAPVEESAIAG, encoded by the coding sequence ATGCGTCAGATCATTCTTGATACAGAAACCACCGGCCTGGAATGGCGCAAGGGCAACCGCGTCGTGGAAATCGGTGCAGTGGAACTACTGGAGCGGCGCCCGAGCGGCAACAATTTTCATCGCTATTTGAAGCCTGATTGCGACTTCGAGCCGGGTGCGCAGGAAGTCACCGGGTTGACCCTGGAATTTCTGGCCGACAAGCCATTATTCGGCGATGTGGTGGAGGAATTCCTCGCCTATATCGACGGCGCGGAATTGATCATCCACAACGCGGCGTTCGATCTGGGTTTTCTGGACAACGAGTTGTCGCTGCTGGGCGATGGCTACGGCCGCATCATCGACCGCGCCACCGTGGTCGATACCTTGATGATGGCGCGCGAGCGTTACCCGGGGCAGCGCAATTCGTTGGATGCCTTGTGCAAACGCCTGGGCGTGGACAACGCGCATCGCCAGTTGCACGGCGCCTTGCTCGATGCGCAGATCCTGGCCGATGTGTACATCGCGCTGACCTCGGGTCAGGAAGAAATTGGCTTTGCCAGCGCCGATGCCGGCCAGAACAGCAATGAAAGCAGCGGCATGATCGCGTTCGACCCCGCGTTGCTGCTGCCACGACCACGCGTCGTGGTAACTGCCTCGGAATCGCAGGCGCACGAGGCGCGGTTGGCGCAGTTGCGCAAGAAAGCCGGCCGCGCGCTGTGGGACGCGCCTGTCGAAGAGAGCGCTATTGCCGGTTAG
- a CDS encoding PP2C family protein-serine/threonine phosphatase, with the protein MLEFGHLTHVGLRRDLNEDTYYGDSELGLWLVADGMGGHACGEVASALARETIVREVRAGTPLAQAVRIADEEIIKTSRRCNDTLPMGTTVVAARVLGQRFEVAWVGDSRAYLWRDGRLAQLSQDHSYVQELIAQGSLTSEQARAHPHRNVVTQALGVTDPAHLNVATMQGELKSGMQLLLCSDGLTEEVDDAAIAATLSQADCSAQECVECLVAAALDGGGSDNITAILVRSY; encoded by the coding sequence ATGCTCGAATTCGGACACCTCACCCATGTCGGCCTGCGCCGTGACCTCAACGAGGACACCTACTACGGCGACAGCGAACTGGGGCTGTGGCTGGTGGCCGATGGCATGGGGGGGCACGCCTGCGGCGAGGTGGCAAGCGCGCTGGCACGCGAAACCATCGTGCGCGAAGTCCGCGCCGGCACACCGCTCGCGCAGGCCGTGCGCATCGCAGACGAAGAAATCATCAAGACCTCGCGCCGCTGCAACGATACCCTGCCGATGGGCACCACCGTGGTCGCCGCACGCGTGCTCGGCCAGCGTTTCGAAGTGGCCTGGGTTGGCGACAGCCGCGCCTACCTGTGGCGTGACGGCCGGCTGGCGCAACTGAGCCAGGACCATAGCTACGTGCAGGAACTGATCGCGCAAGGCTCGCTCACCAGCGAGCAGGCGCGCGCGCACCCGCATCGCAATGTGGTCACCCAGGCGCTGGGCGTCACTGATCCGGCGCACCTCAACGTTGCCACCATGCAGGGCGAGCTCAAATCCGGCATGCAGCTGTTGCTGTGCAGCGATGGGCTGACCGAAGAAGTGGACGACGCGGCAATTGCAGCGACCCTGTCGCAAGCCGATTGCAGCGCTCAGGAATGCGTGGAATGTCTGGTCGCCGCGGCGTTGGATGGCGGTGGCTCGGACAACATCACCGCGATCCTGGTGCGTAGCTACTGA
- a CDS encoding DUF6165 family protein: protein MSEILVPVSFGELLDKIAILQIKSERMSDPAKLANVRNELSALETSWMAHPAAGHDIVRLRAELKAVNERLWVIEDDIRLKEQAQSFDDEFVQLARSVYIENDERARIKKEINLALGSSYVEEKSYQDYRATGG from the coding sequence ATGTCCGAGATCCTGGTGCCCGTGTCTTTTGGTGAGCTGCTCGACAAGATCGCGATCCTGCAGATCAAGTCCGAGCGCATGAGCGACCCCGCCAAGCTGGCCAATGTACGCAATGAGTTATCCGCCCTGGAAACCAGCTGGATGGCGCATCCGGCTGCCGGTCACGACATCGTGCGTTTGCGCGCCGAGCTCAAGGCCGTCAACGAGCGGCTGTGGGTGATCGAAGATGACATCCGGCTCAAGGAACAGGCGCAGAGCTTCGACGACGAGTTTGTACAGCTGGCACGCAGCGTCTACATCGAAAACGACGAGCGCGCGCGAATCAAGAAGGAAATCAACCTGGCGCTGGGTTCTTCGTACGTGGAAGAGAAGTCCTACCAGGACTATCGCGCCACCGGCGGCTGA
- a CDS encoding glycosyltransferase family 9 protein codes for MAVTPASLCLLRLSALGDVTHVVPLVRTLQAGFPQTQLHWIIDKAGLKLLDGLPGVQFHAYDKRSGVAGMRALRQQLAPLGRFDALLQMQVALRANVLSAFVPARRRIGYDRSRSKDLHGLFVNERIADRPGIHVLDAIGSFAEPLGLRQTQVHWDLPVPEDAHAWARAQWDDDGRPVLMISPCSSHVRRNWYPDSHAALADHAAAQGWRVVLCGGRSELERSTADAIVANTQAPVLDLVGKDTLKQLPALLARANLVVTPDSGPMHIANAMGSKVLGLHAASNPRRSGPYSDMRYCVDRYDAAARKFLHKPADQLSWGTKIEFDDVMSLITVDDAIAAFERYRADHSG; via the coding sequence ATGGCTGTAACGCCTGCATCGCTGTGTTTGCTGCGCTTGTCCGCCCTGGGCGACGTGACCCATGTGGTGCCGCTGGTGCGTACGCTGCAGGCGGGTTTCCCGCAGACGCAACTGCATTGGATCATCGACAAGGCCGGCCTGAAGCTGCTCGACGGCCTGCCCGGCGTGCAGTTCCACGCCTACGACAAACGTAGCGGCGTGGCCGGCATGCGCGCGCTGCGCCAGCAGCTGGCACCGCTGGGGCGCTTTGACGCCTTGCTGCAGATGCAGGTGGCGTTGCGCGCCAATGTGCTGTCGGCATTCGTGCCGGCGCGGCGCCGTATCGGTTACGACCGCAGCCGCTCCAAGGATCTGCACGGCCTGTTCGTCAACGAACGGATTGCCGACCGCCCCGGCATCCATGTGCTGGACGCCATCGGCAGCTTCGCCGAGCCGCTGGGCCTGCGCCAGACCCAGGTGCACTGGGACCTGCCGGTGCCCGAGGACGCGCATGCCTGGGCGCGGGCGCAGTGGGACGACGATGGCCGCCCGGTGCTGATGATCTCGCCCTGCTCCAGTCACGTGCGGCGCAACTGGTATCCGGACAGCCACGCCGCGCTTGCCGACCATGCAGCGGCACAGGGCTGGCGCGTGGTGCTATGCGGCGGCCGCAGCGAACTGGAGCGCAGTACCGCCGATGCCATCGTCGCGAATACGCAAGCGCCGGTGCTGGATCTGGTCGGCAAGGACACACTCAAGCAGCTCCCCGCACTGCTCGCGCGTGCCAATCTGGTAGTCACCCCGGATTCGGGCCCGATGCATATCGCCAATGCGATGGGTAGCAAGGTGCTGGGGTTGCATGCGGCCAGCAATCCGCGACGTAGCGGCCCGTATTCGGACATGCGCTATTGCGTGGACCGTTACGACGCAGCCGCGCGCAAGTTTCTGCACAAGCCCGCCGATCAACTCAGTTGGGGCACCAAGATCGAGTTCGACGATGTGATGTCGCTGATTACCGTCGACGACGCAATTGCTGCATTTGAGCGCTATCGGGCGGATCATTCCGGCTAA
- a CDS encoding 3-deoxy-D-manno-octulosonic acid kinase → MVSFDATEALTPYREARGYGAILFDRERLRQADAGLFSPQRWGDRARPVDEGGRGGAWFVDAPFGRSVLRQYLRGGMAARVSRDQYLWKGAGRTRSFAEFRLMRELIKRKLPVPRPLAACYLREGLGYRAALLMERLEDVRSLADHAQVAGRGAPWEATGQLIARFHRAGLDHADLNAHNILFDAGGHGWLIDFDRGVLRIPATRWRERNLKRLHRSLLKLRGNRSREEVDKDYERLHRAYELAWGRGY, encoded by the coding sequence ATGGTTTCTTTCGACGCCACCGAAGCGCTGACGCCGTACCGCGAGGCCCGCGGCTATGGCGCCATTCTGTTCGACCGCGAACGGCTGCGGCAAGCTGATGCCGGGCTGTTTTCGCCGCAACGCTGGGGCGACAGGGCGCGGCCGGTCGACGAAGGCGGGCGTGGCGGTGCGTGGTTCGTGGATGCGCCGTTCGGGCGCAGTGTGTTGCGGCAGTACCTGCGTGGCGGCATGGCCGCACGCGTCAGCCGTGATCAGTATCTGTGGAAAGGTGCCGGACGCACGCGCAGTTTTGCCGAATTCCGCTTGATGCGCGAACTGATCAAACGCAAGTTGCCGGTACCGCGTCCGTTGGCAGCCTGCTATCTGCGCGAAGGCCTGGGCTATCGGGCGGCGCTGTTGATGGAGCGGTTGGAAGACGTGCGCTCGCTGGCCGACCATGCACAGGTGGCCGGACGCGGCGCGCCGTGGGAAGCCACCGGGCAGTTGATCGCGCGTTTCCATCGCGCCGGGCTGGATCACGCCGATCTCAACGCCCACAACATCCTGTTCGATGCCGGTGGACATGGCTGGCTGATCGATTTCGACCGGGGCGTGCTGCGCATTCCGGCCACGCGCTGGCGCGAGCGCAATCTCAAGCGGCTGCATCGGTCGCTGCTGAAGCTGCGCGGCAATCGCAGTCGGGAAGAGGTCGACAAGGATTACGAGCGACTGCACCGCGCCTACGAGCTGGCCTGGGGCCGGGGCTACTGA
- a CDS encoding MBL fold metallo-hydrolase: MQWALRVQGVGNASAVALGSPMATLERAGAPWLTIDCGSEGLTAYQAHYGHLPQAIFITHVHLDHVGGLERVFVDSYFSERRGRTRLYVPAPVVPLLQRRIADYPNVLAEGGANFWDAFQLVPVGDAFWHDGVRLEVFPVRHHWPETAYGLRLKGALVWTGDTRPIPEMLKRYAGDNELIAHDCGVHGNPSHTGVDDLEREYPQDLLSRMLLYHYASDADGDVLRARGHRVAVPGQYLTLADPTAEAVR; the protein is encoded by the coding sequence ATGCAGTGGGCATTGCGTGTGCAAGGGGTCGGCAATGCGTCGGCGGTGGCGCTTGGTTCGCCGATGGCCACGCTCGAGCGCGCTGGCGCGCCGTGGCTGACCATCGATTGCGGCAGCGAGGGGCTCACCGCCTATCAGGCGCATTACGGGCACCTGCCGCAGGCGATCTTCATCACCCATGTACATCTGGACCACGTCGGCGGGCTGGAGCGGGTGTTCGTCGACAGCTATTTCTCCGAGCGACGCGGGCGCACGCGCCTGTACGTGCCGGCGCCGGTGGTGCCGCTGCTGCAGCGACGCATTGCGGACTACCCGAATGTGCTGGCCGAGGGCGGGGCCAACTTCTGGGATGCGTTTCAATTGGTGCCGGTTGGCGATGCCTTTTGGCACGACGGGGTGCGGCTGGAGGTGTTCCCGGTGCGCCACCACTGGCCGGAGACGGCCTACGGGCTGCGCCTGAAAGGGGCGCTGGTGTGGACTGGCGATACCCGGCCGATCCCGGAAATGCTGAAGCGTTATGCGGGCGACAACGAGCTGATCGCCCATGACTGCGGCGTTCACGGCAACCCGTCGCATACTGGCGTGGATGATCTAGAGCGGGAATACCCGCAGGACCTGTTGAGCCGCATGCTGCTGTACCACTACGCCAGCGACGCCGACGGCGACGTGCTGCGTGCACGCGGCCATCGCGTCGCCGTGCCTGGGCAATACCTGACGCTGGCGGACCCGACCGCCGAAGCGGTGCGCTGA
- the moaA gene encoding GTP 3',8-cyclase MoaA: MGALSLPTLAGASMQDRYGRPLRDLRLSVIEACNFRCGYCMPADRVPDDYGFDAQQRLSFDQLETLVRAFVSVGVTKVRLTGGEPLLRRDLPTLITRLTAIAGIEDLALTTNGVLLARQATALRQAGLRRITVSMDALEPALFRRMSGDRGDIAQVLAGIAAAEQAGFTRLKINCVVQRGVNEDQVLPLVEHFRGTGHVLRFIEFMDVGSCNGWTPDAVVSSAQLHARIHARWPLMALDANYTGEVAQRHAFVDGAGEVGFVSSVSVPFCGDCQRARVSADGHLYTCLFASQGHDLKPALADGEQGLATHLRQRWSIRGDRYSEVRASAAPRRGKPVEMFLIGG; the protein is encoded by the coding sequence ATGGGCGCCTTGTCGCTGCCGACCCTGGCCGGTGCCTCGATGCAGGACCGTTACGGCCGTCCGCTGCGCGATCTGCGCCTGTCGGTCATCGAGGCCTGCAATTTCCGTTGCGGCTATTGCATGCCGGCCGACCGCGTGCCCGACGATTACGGCTTCGACGCGCAACAGCGCCTGAGCTTCGATCAGCTGGAAACGCTGGTGCGGGCGTTCGTATCGGTGGGCGTCACCAAGGTGCGCCTCACCGGTGGCGAGCCGCTGCTGCGTCGCGACCTGCCGACCCTGATTACGCGACTCACCGCCATCGCAGGGATCGAGGATCTGGCGTTGACCACCAATGGCGTCCTGCTCGCGCGCCAGGCCACGGCACTGCGCCAAGCCGGGTTGCGGCGTATCACGGTGAGCATGGATGCGCTCGAGCCGGCGCTGTTCAGGCGCATGAGCGGCGACCGTGGCGACATCGCGCAGGTGCTTGCCGGCATTGCTGCCGCCGAGCAAGCCGGCTTCACGCGGTTGAAGATCAATTGCGTGGTGCAGCGTGGCGTCAACGAAGATCAGGTGCTGCCGCTGGTGGAGCACTTCCGCGGCACCGGGCACGTGCTGCGCTTCATCGAATTCATGGATGTGGGCAGCTGCAATGGCTGGACGCCGGACGCGGTAGTGAGTTCTGCGCAGCTGCACGCGCGGATCCATGCGCGCTGGCCGTTGATGGCGCTGGACGCCAATTACACGGGCGAAGTCGCGCAACGCCATGCGTTTGTCGACGGCGCAGGCGAGGTGGGATTTGTCAGCTCGGTCAGCGTGCCGTTCTGCGGCGATTGCCAGCGCGCACGCGTGTCGGCCGATGGGCACTTGTACACCTGCCTGTTCGCCAGCCAGGGCCACGATCTCAAGCCAGCCCTGGCCGACGGCGAGCAGGGCCTGGCAACGCACTTGCGTCAACGCTGGAGCATCCGCGGTGACCGCTACAGCGAAGTACGTGCATCGGCGGCGCCGCGGCGTGGCAAGCCGGTCGAGATGTTCCTGATTGGCGGATGA
- the moaC gene encoding cyclic pyranopterin monophosphate synthase MoaC, producing MPAKTRSTRLTHLDDAGLPTMVDVSDKAVTARSATATSQVRFPVAVAAQLRANGLRSAKGGIVETAVIAGTMAVKRTHELIPFCHPLPIDACRFEIDWAGEQVLAIHCTVRCVHRTGVEMEALTGASVAALTVYDMCKALSHAMTIGPTKLVSKRGGKRDIGVVQ from the coding sequence ATGCCTGCCAAGACACGTTCCACGCGCCTGACCCACCTGGATGATGCCGGGCTCCCCACCATGGTGGATGTCTCGGACAAGGCGGTCACCGCACGCAGCGCCACGGCAACCAGCCAGGTGCGGTTCCCGGTGGCCGTCGCCGCGCAGTTGCGCGCCAATGGCCTGCGCAGCGCCAAGGGTGGCATCGTCGAGACCGCGGTGATCGCCGGCACCATGGCCGTCAAACGCACGCACGAGCTGATTCCGTTCTGTCATCCATTGCCGATCGATGCCTGCCGTTTCGAGATCGACTGGGCGGGCGAACAGGTGCTTGCGATTCACTGCACGGTGCGCTGCGTGCATCGCACCGGCGTGGAGATGGAGGCGCTCACCGGCGCCAGCGTGGCGGCGCTGACGGTCTACGACATGTGCAAGGCGTTATCGCACGCCATGACGATCGGGCCGACCAAATTGGTGTCCAAGCGCGGCGGCAAGCGCGATATCGGAGTGGTGCAATGA
- a CDS encoding MoaD/ThiS family protein: protein MTATVTVLYFASLREAAGIADERVQSGAPDLRGLYAELDARHSLRWTPAQLRVAVDGAFARWDDALRDGSEVVFIPPVSGG from the coding sequence ATGACTGCAACGGTGACGGTGTTGTATTTCGCCAGTCTGCGCGAAGCGGCCGGGATTGCCGACGAGCGTGTGCAATCCGGCGCGCCGGATCTGCGTGGCCTATATGCCGAACTCGATGCGCGGCACAGCCTGCGCTGGACGCCTGCGCAGTTGCGCGTTGCCGTCGATGGCGCGTTCGCGCGCTGGGACGATGCGCTGCGCGATGGCAGTGAAGTGGTGTTTATTCCGCCAGTGTCGGGAGGTTGA
- a CDS encoding molybdenum cofactor biosynthesis protein MoaE: MNVSDDIVSIFALSDLPLPVEQLRSGAAHPHAGAFASFEGWVRNHNEGRGVAGLRYEAYAALAQAEGQRVLDEAMGRFAIVHAHCVHRVGELKIGDMAVWVGVSAAHRGAAFDACRYIIDEVKARVPIWKHEHYLEGDAGWLHPDSP, translated from the coding sequence TTGAACGTGAGCGATGACATCGTGTCCATCTTTGCGCTTTCCGACCTGCCATTGCCGGTGGAGCAGTTGCGTTCCGGCGCCGCGCACCCGCATGCCGGTGCGTTCGCCAGTTTCGAAGGCTGGGTGCGCAATCACAACGAAGGCCGTGGAGTTGCCGGATTGCGCTATGAAGCCTACGCCGCGTTGGCTCAGGCCGAAGGGCAGCGCGTGCTCGACGAAGCGATGGGCCGGTTTGCCATCGTGCACGCGCACTGCGTGCATCGGGTGGGCGAGCTGAAAATCGGTGACATGGCGGTCTGGGTGGGGGTCAGTGCGGCGCATCGTGGCGCGGCGTTCGACGCGTGCCGCTACATCATCGACGAGGTCAAGGCGCGCGTGCCGATCTGGAAGCACGAGCATTACCTGGAAGGCGACGCGGGTTGGTTACATCCTGACTCGCCGTGA
- a CDS encoding tyrosine-type recombinase/integrase: protein MALITDAKARSMSPGGQAVPHGGITGLTLHPSPSQKGQGKWVLRYVSPITGKRRNAGLGAYPEVGIALAGKLAREMREQIAGGQDPLESKATDRAKPKTPTFQEAAVQLHGELKPGWKNPKHAQQWLNTLTEYAFPQVGSHPIDQLQPRHIADVLRPIWLDKAETASRVKQRLHAVMAWGWAHGFNQVNPVDVVTHLLPLQPGKAVRQEHQPAMPWAKIPSFVSAELAGAGEYEVTRNALLFLILNASRSGEVRGMTWAEVNFHEKLWTIPAVRMKSKQHHRVPLSEQSLELLKRQNGHHDELVFPSVQARSVMSDMTLTALLRRTDAPSDTAGRIATAHGFRSSFRDWCSEQGYARDLAERALAHTVKDKVEAAYHRTDLLEQRRPMMQAWADFIHPRATKIRKRISPA from the coding sequence ATGGCTTTGATCACAGATGCTAAGGCTCGCAGCATGAGCCCGGGTGGTCAGGCTGTCCCGCACGGAGGCATAACTGGTCTGACCCTGCATCCCTCGCCGTCACAGAAGGGGCAGGGAAAATGGGTACTGCGCTACGTCAGCCCTATCACGGGCAAGCGACGCAATGCCGGCCTAGGGGCCTATCCCGAGGTGGGGATAGCTTTGGCGGGTAAGCTGGCCCGTGAAATGCGCGAGCAGATCGCCGGTGGGCAGGATCCTTTGGAGTCCAAGGCAACTGACCGCGCCAAGCCGAAAACACCAACCTTCCAGGAAGCAGCAGTGCAGCTCCACGGAGAACTGAAGCCCGGGTGGAAGAATCCCAAGCACGCACAACAATGGCTCAATACGTTGACCGAGTACGCGTTCCCGCAGGTCGGGTCCCATCCCATCGATCAATTGCAGCCCCGACACATTGCAGATGTCCTCCGTCCCATCTGGCTCGACAAAGCAGAGACAGCAAGTCGCGTAAAGCAACGTCTACACGCGGTAATGGCCTGGGGTTGGGCGCACGGATTTAACCAAGTCAACCCTGTCGATGTCGTAACACACCTGCTCCCGCTACAACCAGGAAAAGCAGTCAGACAGGAGCATCAACCAGCAATGCCTTGGGCGAAGATCCCATCCTTCGTCAGTGCAGAGCTTGCTGGAGCGGGCGAGTACGAAGTCACGAGAAATGCCTTGCTATTCCTCATTCTGAACGCTAGTCGTTCTGGCGAGGTGCGTGGGATGACCTGGGCGGAAGTTAACTTTCACGAGAAGCTATGGACGATCCCGGCTGTTCGTATGAAGTCCAAGCAACATCATCGAGTTCCGCTGTCGGAACAGTCTCTCGAACTGCTAAAGCGCCAGAACGGCCATCACGACGAGCTTGTCTTTCCATCTGTACAGGCTCGTTCCGTCATGTCAGATATGACGCTAACAGCACTTCTGCGTAGGACGGATGCACCGAGCGACACGGCTGGGCGAATTGCGACCGCCCACGGGTTCCGCTCGAGCTTTCGCGACTGGTGCAGCGAGCAAGGGTATGCGCGTGACCTCGCAGAGCGGGCATTGGCGCACACGGTGAAGGACAAGGTAGAGGCGGCCTACCACCGTACAGATCTCTTGGAGCAACGTCGTCCGATGATGCAGGCCTGGGCCGACTTCATTCACCCACGTGCGACCAAGATCAGGAAGAGGATATCGCCCGCATGA